A genome region from Micromonospora peucetia includes the following:
- the trpA gene encoding tryptophan synthase subunit alpha: MSRIGVAFDKARADGRAVLVGCMPAGFPTVEGSIAAMTAMVEAGVDVIEVEIPYSDPVMDGPVIQRASDIALAGGVRTRDTLRIIEAVAATGAPVVTMTYWNPVERYGVDAFARDLASAGGTGLVTPDLIPEEAGEWLAASDAYGLDRTFLVSPSSTDARLAMTVEHCRGFVYATAIMGVTGARARTSDAAPVLVSRVREVTDLPVGVGLGVGTGAQAGTVAGYADGVIVGSALIRCLLDAPDEASGLAALCALSAELAEGVRTPTP; this comes from the coding sequence GTGAGCCGGATCGGGGTGGCCTTCGACAAGGCCCGCGCCGACGGGCGGGCCGTGCTGGTCGGCTGCATGCCGGCCGGGTTCCCGACCGTCGAGGGCAGCATCGCCGCGATGACCGCGATGGTCGAGGCCGGTGTCGACGTCATCGAGGTGGAGATCCCGTACTCCGACCCGGTGATGGACGGCCCGGTGATCCAGCGGGCCAGCGACATCGCCCTGGCCGGCGGCGTACGCACCAGGGACACGCTGCGCATCATCGAGGCGGTCGCGGCCACCGGGGCACCCGTGGTCACGATGACCTACTGGAACCCGGTGGAGCGGTACGGCGTCGACGCCTTCGCCCGGGACCTCGCCTCGGCCGGGGGCACCGGGCTGGTCACCCCGGACCTGATCCCCGAGGAGGCCGGCGAGTGGCTCGCCGCCTCGGACGCGTACGGGCTGGACCGCACCTTCCTGGTCTCGCCGTCCTCGACCGACGCGCGGCTCGCGATGACCGTCGAGCACTGCCGGGGCTTCGTCTACGCCACCGCGATCATGGGTGTCACCGGGGCCCGGGCGCGTACCTCCGACGCGGCTCCGGTCCTGGTCTCCCGGGTACGGGAGGTCACCGACCTGCCGGTCGGCGTCGGGCTGGGCGTCGGCACGGGAGCGCAGGCCGGCACCGTCGCCGGCTACGCCGACGGCGTCATCGTCGGCAGCGCCCTGATCCGCTGCCTGCTCGACGCGCCGGACGAGGCGTCCGGGCTGGCCGCCCTGTGCGCGCTGAGCGCGGAACTCGCCGAAGGCGTCCGAACCCCCACCCCCTGA
- a CDS encoding NUDIX hydrolase produces MSALTWAVAAVVTDDAGRVLLCRQGRGERRYALPGGRLRPAESPVHAAARDILAETGWEVEVVDLVGLYHLTGPSPATSTAPAPPGRPAPDPPAGHAGPTPAGRPALATPASHAGPLPDVLVHVFRARTRGEGPIGDPVGGCRLSWHHPAALPEALTPTTRAALTDALAGLSGVLRHTTPDSPARVLPARDAPAPDAPARNLLPAGIPAADSPAPGTPLPGDDTQDSPAADEPPPTTSHPPGQRTTPPTDQVTHP; encoded by the coding sequence ATGAGCGCGCTCACCTGGGCGGTCGCCGCGGTCGTCACCGACGACGCCGGCCGGGTGCTGCTGTGCCGGCAGGGCCGGGGCGAGCGGCGCTACGCCCTACCCGGCGGGCGACTGCGCCCGGCGGAGAGCCCCGTGCACGCCGCCGCGCGCGACATCCTTGCCGAGACCGGATGGGAGGTCGAGGTCGTCGACCTGGTCGGCCTCTACCACCTCACCGGGCCGTCGCCGGCCACCAGCACGGCACCCGCCCCGCCCGGCCGTCCAGCACCTGACCCGCCAGCCGGTCACGCCGGGCCCACGCCGGCAGGCCGTCCAGCGCTGGCGACGCCGGCCAGTCACGCCGGGCCACTGCCCGACGTCCTGGTGCACGTCTTCCGGGCCCGTACCCGGGGCGAAGGGCCGATCGGCGACCCGGTGGGCGGGTGCCGGCTGTCCTGGCACCACCCCGCGGCGCTGCCCGAGGCACTCACGCCAACCACCCGGGCCGCGCTCACCGACGCGCTGGCGGGCCTCTCCGGCGTCCTACGCCACACCACCCCGGACTCGCCCGCACGGGTCCTGCCCGCACGCGACGCGCCCGCACCGGACGCGCCCGCACGGAACTTGCTGCCCGCAGGCATCCCCGCTGCGGACTCCCCCGCCCCGGGCACGCCCCTCCCGGGTGACGACACGCAGGACTCCCCCGCCGCGGACGAGCCCCCGCCGACGACCAGCCACCCACCGGGCCAGCGCACCACCCCACCCACCGACCAGGTAACCCATCCCTGA
- the lgt gene encoding prolipoprotein diacylglyceryl transferase, producing the protein MTLASLTPQAALPSPSTAVWQLGPVPIRAYALCIIVGIVVACWVTERRLRQRGVAPGAVLDIAVWAVPAGIIGARIYHVITSPEKYFGTGGDPLKAFAIWEGGLGIWGAVAGGAVGAWFAARQLGIPFAVVADALAPGLPLAQAIGRLGNWFNNELYGGRTSLPWGLEIHRMDPDNPGHALRDDTGQPILEPGLYHPTFAYELLWNVGVAALVFALDRKLRLGRGRAFALYVMGYTAGRFWIELMRTDEANTILGVRLNVWTAGLVFLGALVYFVRVRGPREYLVPVGAAATPGPAVDSDVSQVDLSAREAGSQPAAPEGYRVVSEEQYRHWRETGETPAEPDGEAPSGGADAPSDGPTGADATSGSTGHGAGPDAAGDGATPAGPDAAGEGAASTGPDAAGETPADRAGAAGTRPAERDS; encoded by the coding sequence GTGACTCTCGCCTCGCTGACCCCCCAGGCGGCCCTGCCCAGCCCCAGCACCGCCGTCTGGCAGCTCGGACCGGTGCCGATCCGGGCGTACGCGCTGTGCATCATCGTCGGCATCGTGGTGGCCTGCTGGGTCACCGAGCGGCGGTTGCGCCAGCGCGGTGTCGCCCCCGGTGCGGTACTCGACATCGCGGTGTGGGCGGTGCCGGCCGGCATCATCGGCGCCCGCATCTACCACGTGATCACCTCTCCGGAGAAGTATTTCGGCACCGGTGGCGACCCGCTGAAGGCGTTCGCCATCTGGGAGGGCGGTCTCGGCATCTGGGGCGCGGTGGCCGGCGGGGCCGTCGGCGCGTGGTTCGCGGCCCGGCAGCTCGGCATCCCGTTCGCGGTGGTCGCCGACGCGCTGGCCCCCGGCCTGCCGCTGGCACAGGCGATCGGCCGGCTCGGCAACTGGTTCAACAACGAGCTCTACGGCGGTCGGACCAGCCTGCCCTGGGGGCTGGAGATCCACCGGATGGATCCGGATAATCCGGGCCACGCGCTGCGCGACGACACCGGCCAGCCGATCCTCGAACCGGGGCTCTACCACCCGACGTTCGCCTACGAGCTGTTGTGGAACGTCGGCGTGGCCGCGCTGGTCTTCGCCCTCGACCGCAAGCTGCGCCTCGGCCGGGGGCGGGCGTTCGCGCTCTACGTGATGGGCTACACGGCCGGGCGGTTCTGGATCGAGCTGATGCGCACCGACGAGGCGAACACCATCCTCGGCGTACGCCTGAACGTCTGGACCGCCGGCCTGGTCTTCCTCGGCGCCCTGGTCTACTTCGTGCGGGTGCGCGGGCCTCGGGAGTACCTCGTCCCGGTCGGCGCCGCCGCGACGCCGGGCCCGGCCGTCGACTCCGACGTCTCGCAGGTCGACCTGTCCGCGCGGGAGGCCGGCTCCCAGCCGGCCGCGCCGGAGGGCTACCGCGTGGTGAGCGAGGAGCAGTACCGGCACTGGCGGGAGACCGGCGAGACGCCGGCCGAACCCGACGGGGAGGCCCCGTCCGGCGGGGCCGACGCGCCGTCGGACGGACCGACCGGTGCCGACGCGACCTCCGGATCCACCGGCCACGGTGCCGGGCCGGACGCCGCCGGTGACGGTGCCACGCCCGCCGGGCCGGACGCCGCCGGTGAAGGCGCGGCGTCCACCGGGCCGGACGCGGCCGGGGAGACCCCGGCGGACCGGGCCGGGGCCGCGGGCACCCGGCCCGCCGAGCGCGACAGCTGA
- a CDS encoding FAD-dependent oxidoreductase: MRSAVVVGAGIGGLAVAGALARSGWRVTVLERADRVRPEPTAVVLWPNGVRALRALGLGAGLEAIATPLADGGVRRPDGHWLVQPRPTPADRMPVVVHREDLHDALIAGLGDEVELRTGVTVRTVRAGSGERPSVGDGRHTIEADLVVAADGTDSEIRRQLAPESGVVSSGCAAWRAVIPWYRAPKLPADQPVGGEVLGAGYRFVSASLGERGSSGASSRGGIYWVATAVGAPRPEPPETQLALLRRWYAGWPGPIADLLDATDPPDLVQQEIRELRPLPRSYGFPAGPGGVVLLGDAAHAMPPHLGQGACLAFEDAATLASLLRESRLPDAVVAYDRVRRPRAATVVRQTRRMSAVLKARGPLALRARDAALGALSPRLLSTAATTAAQWRPPA, encoded by the coding sequence ATGCGTAGCGCGGTCGTGGTCGGCGCCGGAATCGGCGGCCTCGCGGTCGCCGGCGCGCTGGCCCGTTCCGGCTGGCGGGTCACCGTGCTGGAGCGGGCCGACCGGGTCCGCCCCGAGCCGACCGCCGTGGTGCTCTGGCCCAATGGCGTACGCGCGCTGCGCGCCCTGGGCCTCGGCGCCGGCCTGGAGGCGATCGCCACGCCGCTGGCCGACGGCGGCGTACGCCGCCCGGACGGGCACTGGCTGGTGCAACCCCGCCCGACGCCGGCCGACCGGATGCCGGTGGTGGTGCACCGGGAAGACCTGCACGACGCGCTGATCGCCGGCCTGGGCGACGAGGTCGAGCTGCGTACGGGGGTGACCGTGCGGACGGTCCGCGCCGGGTCGGGGGAACGCCCCTCGGTCGGCGACGGCCGGCACACCATCGAGGCCGACCTGGTCGTCGCCGCCGACGGCACCGACAGCGAGATCCGCCGGCAGCTCGCCCCGGAGTCCGGCGTGGTCAGCTCGGGTTGTGCCGCCTGGCGGGCGGTGATCCCCTGGTACCGGGCCCCGAAGCTGCCCGCCGACCAGCCCGTCGGCGGCGAGGTGCTCGGTGCCGGCTACCGCTTCGTGTCCGCCTCGCTCGGCGAGCGCGGCTCCTCCGGTGCCTCCAGCCGGGGCGGCATCTACTGGGTGGCCACCGCTGTCGGCGCGCCCCGTCCGGAGCCGCCGGAGACCCAGCTCGCCCTGCTCCGCCGCTGGTACGCGGGGTGGCCCGGGCCGATCGCCGACCTGCTCGACGCCACCGACCCGCCGGACCTGGTGCAGCAGGAGATCCGCGAGCTGCGACCGCTGCCGAGGTCGTACGGCTTCCCGGCCGGCCCGGGTGGGGTGGTGCTGCTCGGCGACGCCGCGCACGCCATGCCGCCGCACCTCGGCCAGGGCGCCTGCCTCGCCTTCGAGGACGCCGCCACCCTCGCCTCGCTGCTGCGCGAGTCCCGGCTGCCCGACGCGGTGGTCGCGTACGACCGGGTGCGCCGGCCCCGGGCGGCGACGGTGGTCCGGCAGACCCGCCGGATGTCGGCGGTGCTGAAGGCCCGGGGCCCGCTGGCGCTGCGCGCCCGTGACGCCGCCCTCGGCGCGCTCAGCCCCCGGCTGCTCTCGACGGCCGCCACCACGGCCGCCCAGTGGCGCCCCCCGGCCTGA
- a CDS encoding GNAT family N-acetyltransferase: MDFPRKDLFDRLERFYDAVPRDVARPEEHGALVLFAREGAGWPFYARPRLDATAPPSLADVTAVRERQRELGLPEALEWVHETTPDLLAVARSAGLSVLEAPLMVLDPAALPDPATLTDVPLRVLDPAEPDFAADVAARRAVAAVGFSTAGTERGEAGPAQRDAAVAELDEAALDEERARVADGRRLSALAGTPTEGALASGMAMRVGDVAEIAGVATLPAARRRGLGAAVTAALARELLAAGTDLVFLAAGSEDIARVYLRVGFRRVGTACIAEPAPVTP; the protein is encoded by the coding sequence GTGGATTTCCCGCGCAAGGATCTGTTCGACCGGTTGGAGCGTTTCTACGACGCGGTGCCCCGCGACGTGGCCCGACCGGAGGAGCACGGCGCCCTGGTGCTGTTCGCCCGGGAGGGCGCCGGCTGGCCGTTCTACGCCCGGCCCCGGCTCGATGCCACCGCGCCGCCGTCGCTGGCCGACGTCACGGCGGTACGCGAACGGCAGCGCGAGCTGGGCCTGCCCGAAGCCCTTGAGTGGGTGCACGAGACCACCCCGGACCTGCTGGCGGTGGCCCGTTCGGCGGGACTGTCCGTGCTGGAGGCGCCGCTGATGGTGCTGGACCCGGCCGCCCTGCCCGACCCGGCGACCCTCACGGACGTACCGCTGCGGGTGCTCGACCCGGCGGAGCCCGACTTCGCGGCGGACGTGGCGGCGCGGCGGGCGGTCGCCGCCGTCGGGTTCTCCACGGCCGGCACCGAACGCGGCGAGGCCGGCCCCGCGCAGCGGGACGCCGCGGTGGCCGAGCTGGACGAGGCGGCGCTGGACGAGGAACGGGCCCGCGTCGCCGACGGCCGGCGGCTGTCGGCGCTGGCCGGGACGCCCACCGAGGGCGCGCTGGCCAGCGGGATGGCGATGCGGGTCGGCGACGTGGCCGAGATCGCCGGGGTGGCCACCCTACCGGCCGCCCGCCGCCGCGGCCTGGGCGCGGCGGTCACCGCCGCGCTGGCCCGCGAGCTGCTGGCCGCCGGCACCGACCTGGTCTTCCTCGCGGCGGGCAGCGAGGACATCGCCCGGGTCTACCTGCGGGTCGGCTTCCGCCGCGTCGGCACCGCCTGCATCGCCGAACCCGCCCCCGTCACCCCCTGA
- the gltB gene encoding glutamate synthase large subunit yields MAFPYPHSSPQQARHLGPGAPAAGLYDPAQEHDACGVAFVADLHGRRSHAVVANGLDALCRLDHRGARGAEPNTGDGAGIMIQIPDAFLRAVVDFPLPPAGEYATGLVFLPDDDAAEARARRVVEKYALVEGADVLGWRDVPVDPSGLGETALAALPRVRQLFLAACRLTGSPAGPAGSPLGGIELERVAFCVRKQAERESAERGVPAYFPSLSARTMVFKGMLTPDQLPAFYPELTDERVHSAIALVHSRFSTNTFPSWPLAHPYRLIAHNGEINTIRGNRNWMQAREALIRTPNLPGNIRRVFPVCTPAASDSANFDEVLELLHLAGRSLPHAVLMMIPEAWENDPDMGAEKRAFYRFHASLMEPWDGPASVAFTDGEVVGAVLDRNGLRPGRWWRTDDGLVVLGSEAGVLDLDPARVVAKGRLQPGKMFLVDTVAGRIVHDEEIKAELAAEQPYADWLHAGLIDLTDLPPREHTVYTHDSVRRRQQTFGYTEEELKILLGPMARTGAEPLGSMGTDTPIAPLSTRPRLLYDYFHQMFAQVTNPPLDAIREELVTSLASTIGPEGNLLDPGPASCRQIVLPYPVIDNDELAKILSIDEDGDLPGFKAVRVSGLYRIREGGAGIKARLTEICRHVSEAIEDGVRILVLSDRDSNADLAPIPSLLLTAAVHQHLVREQTRTQVALVVESGDCREVHHAAVLIGYGAAAVNPYLAFESVEDMISTGVLSAVAPARPDEPPSQLAARAVRNYVKALGKGVLKIMSKMGISTVSSYCGAQVFEAVGLDTRLVQRYFRGTPSKIGGIGLDGIHAEVAARHAVAWPAPGTVVSDRLEVGGEYQWRREGELHLFNPETVFLLQHATRSRQYDVFRQYTAKVDELAARAGSLRGLFTLRTGVRPAVPVEEVEPATEIVKRFATGAMSYGSISAEAHETLAIAMNRLGGKSNTGEGGEDVERLHDPARRSAVKQIASGRFGVTSEYLVNADDLQIKMAQGAKPGEGGQLPGNKVWPWIARTRHATPGVGLISPPPHHDIYSIEDLAQLVHDLKCVNPSARVHVKLVSEVGVGTVAAGVAKLKADVILISGHDGGTGASPLNSLKHAGTPWELGLAEAQQTLLLNKLRDRVTVQVDGQLKTGRDVLVATLLGAEEFGFATAPLIVEGCVMMRVCHLDTCPVGIATQNPVLRERFNGRPEFVENFFLFLAEEVRGYLAELGFRSIEEAIGQTELLDVAPALAHWKASGLDLTPVLHLPELPAGVARRGIRAQDHGLELALDNELIDLAGPALRDREPVRVEVAVRNEHRSVGAMLGGEVTRRFGGAGLPADTIEFTLRGTAGQSFGAFLPRGVTLRLHGDANDYVGKGLSGGRLIVRPDAAAPFLDGDAAPGQRAEDQTIAGNTILYGATAGELFLRGRVGERFAVRNSGAAAVVEGVGDHGCEYMTGGTVVVLGPTGRNFAAGMSGGTAFVYRLDRRRVNAELVDLAPLSEEEQAVLHELVQRHLAETDSAVAEGLLKRWPEAVAEFTAVVPRDYRRVLEIMRAAEAAGRDVDDAVMSALAAKSVPTTPAMRVPVQEVARA; encoded by the coding sequence GTGGCCTTTCCGTACCCTCACAGCAGCCCGCAGCAGGCCCGGCACCTCGGCCCGGGAGCGCCCGCGGCCGGGCTCTACGACCCCGCGCAGGAGCACGACGCCTGCGGCGTGGCCTTCGTGGCGGACCTGCACGGACGGCGCTCGCACGCGGTCGTGGCAAACGGCCTCGACGCGCTCTGCCGGCTGGACCACCGGGGAGCCCGGGGCGCGGAGCCGAACACCGGTGACGGCGCGGGCATCATGATCCAGATTCCGGACGCGTTCCTGCGCGCGGTGGTGGACTTCCCGCTGCCGCCCGCCGGCGAGTACGCCACCGGCCTGGTATTCCTTCCCGACGACGACGCCGCCGAGGCCCGCGCCCGCCGGGTGGTGGAGAAGTACGCCCTGGTCGAAGGGGCCGACGTGCTCGGCTGGCGGGACGTGCCGGTCGACCCGAGCGGCCTCGGCGAGACCGCCCTCGCGGCGCTGCCCCGGGTCCGGCAGCTCTTCCTCGCCGCGTGTCGGCTGACCGGCTCGCCGGCCGGGCCGGCCGGGTCGCCGCTGGGCGGCATCGAGTTGGAGCGGGTGGCGTTCTGCGTGCGCAAGCAGGCCGAGCGGGAGAGCGCCGAGCGGGGCGTGCCGGCATACTTCCCGTCGCTGTCCGCGCGGACCATGGTCTTCAAGGGGATGCTCACCCCCGACCAGCTCCCGGCGTTCTATCCGGAGCTGACCGACGAGCGGGTGCACAGTGCGATCGCGCTGGTGCACTCCCGGTTCTCCACCAACACCTTCCCGTCCTGGCCGCTGGCGCACCCGTACCGGCTGATCGCGCACAACGGCGAGATCAACACCATCCGGGGAAACCGCAACTGGATGCAGGCCCGCGAGGCGCTGATCCGCACCCCGAACCTTCCCGGCAACATCCGGCGGGTCTTTCCGGTCTGCACCCCGGCGGCCTCCGACTCGGCGAACTTCGACGAGGTCCTCGAACTGCTGCACCTGGCCGGGCGGAGCCTGCCGCACGCGGTGCTGATGATGATCCCCGAGGCGTGGGAGAACGACCCCGACATGGGCGCCGAGAAGCGCGCCTTCTACCGCTTCCACGCGAGCCTGATGGAGCCGTGGGACGGGCCGGCCTCGGTCGCCTTCACCGACGGCGAGGTCGTCGGCGCGGTGCTGGACCGCAACGGGCTGCGCCCGGGCCGCTGGTGGCGTACGGACGACGGGCTGGTGGTGCTCGGCAGCGAGGCGGGAGTGCTCGACCTCGACCCGGCCCGGGTGGTCGCCAAGGGTCGCCTCCAGCCGGGGAAGATGTTCCTGGTCGACACCGTCGCCGGCCGGATCGTGCACGACGAGGAGATCAAGGCGGAGTTGGCGGCCGAGCAGCCGTACGCCGACTGGCTGCACGCCGGCCTGATCGACCTGACCGACCTGCCGCCGCGCGAGCACACCGTCTACACCCACGACTCGGTACGCCGCCGCCAGCAGACCTTCGGCTACACCGAGGAGGAGCTGAAGATCCTGCTCGGGCCGATGGCGCGCACCGGTGCCGAGCCGCTCGGCTCGATGGGCACCGACACCCCGATCGCCCCGCTGTCCACCCGGCCCCGGCTGCTCTACGACTACTTCCACCAGATGTTCGCGCAGGTCACGAACCCGCCGCTGGACGCCATCCGCGAGGAGCTGGTGACCAGCCTGGCGTCGACCATCGGGCCGGAGGGCAACCTGCTCGACCCGGGCCCGGCGAGCTGCCGGCAGATCGTGCTGCCGTACCCCGTGATCGACAACGACGAGCTGGCCAAGATCCTCTCCATCGACGAGGACGGCGACCTGCCCGGCTTCAAGGCGGTCCGGGTCTCCGGGCTCTACCGGATCCGGGAGGGCGGCGCCGGGATCAAGGCCCGGCTGACCGAGATCTGCCGGCACGTCTCCGAGGCCATCGAGGACGGCGTACGCATCCTGGTGCTGTCGGACCGGGACTCCAACGCCGACCTCGCCCCCATCCCGTCGCTGCTGCTCACCGCCGCCGTGCACCAGCACCTGGTACGCGAGCAGACCCGCACCCAGGTGGCGTTGGTCGTCGAGTCCGGCGACTGCCGCGAGGTGCACCACGCGGCGGTGCTGATCGGCTACGGCGCGGCGGCGGTGAATCCCTACCTGGCGTTCGAGTCGGTGGAGGACATGATCTCCACCGGAGTGCTGAGCGCAGTGGCCCCGGCCCGGCCAGACGAGCCACCGTCGCAGTTGGCGGCGAGAGCCGTGCGCAACTACGTCAAGGCCCTCGGCAAGGGCGTCCTGAAGATCATGTCGAAGATGGGCATCTCGACGGTGTCGTCGTACTGCGGGGCGCAGGTCTTCGAGGCCGTCGGGCTGGACACGCGGCTGGTCCAGCGCTACTTCCGGGGCACCCCGAGCAAGATCGGCGGGATCGGGCTGGACGGCATCCACGCCGAGGTCGCCGCCCGGCACGCCGTGGCCTGGCCGGCACCGGGCACCGTGGTGTCCGACCGGCTCGAGGTGGGCGGCGAGTACCAGTGGCGCCGCGAGGGCGAGCTGCACCTGTTCAACCCGGAGACGGTCTTCCTGCTCCAGCACGCCACCCGCAGCCGCCAGTACGACGTCTTCCGGCAGTACACCGCCAAGGTCGACGAGCTGGCCGCGCGGGCCGGCTCGCTGCGCGGGCTGTTCACCCTGCGTACCGGCGTACGGCCCGCGGTGCCGGTCGAGGAGGTCGAACCAGCCACCGAGATCGTCAAGCGCTTCGCCACCGGCGCCATGTCGTACGGGTCGATCTCGGCGGAGGCGCACGAGACCCTGGCGATCGCGATGAACCGGCTCGGCGGCAAGTCCAACACCGGCGAGGGTGGCGAGGACGTCGAGCGGCTGCACGACCCGGCCCGCCGCTCCGCCGTGAAGCAGATCGCCAGCGGCCGGTTCGGCGTGACCAGCGAATACCTCGTCAACGCCGACGACCTTCAGATCAAGATGGCGCAGGGAGCCAAGCCCGGCGAGGGCGGGCAGCTGCCCGGCAACAAGGTCTGGCCGTGGATCGCTCGGACCCGGCACGCCACCCCGGGCGTCGGCCTGATCTCGCCGCCGCCGCACCACGACATCTACTCCATCGAGGACCTCGCGCAGCTCGTCCACGACCTGAAGTGCGTCAACCCGTCCGCACGGGTGCACGTCAAGCTGGTCAGCGAGGTCGGCGTGGGCACCGTGGCGGCGGGCGTGGCCAAGCTCAAGGCCGACGTCATCCTGATCTCCGGCCACGACGGCGGCACCGGCGCCTCCCCGCTGAACTCACTCAAGCACGCCGGCACCCCCTGGGAGCTGGGGCTGGCCGAGGCGCAGCAGACGCTGCTGCTCAACAAGCTCCGCGACCGGGTCACCGTGCAGGTCGACGGGCAGCTCAAGACCGGCCGGGACGTGCTGGTCGCGACGCTGCTCGGCGCCGAGGAGTTCGGCTTCGCCACCGCGCCGCTGATCGTCGAGGGCTGCGTGATGATGCGCGTCTGCCACCTGGACACCTGCCCGGTCGGCATCGCCACCCAGAACCCGGTGCTGCGGGAACGCTTCAACGGCAGGCCGGAGTTCGTGGAGAACTTCTTCCTGTTCCTCGCCGAGGAGGTCCGCGGCTACCTGGCCGAGCTGGGTTTCCGGTCGATCGAGGAGGCCATCGGGCAGACCGAGCTACTCGACGTCGCCCCGGCGCTCGCCCACTGGAAGGCCAGTGGGCTGGACCTGACCCCCGTGCTGCACCTGCCGGAGCTGCCGGCCGGTGTCGCCCGCCGGGGCATCCGTGCCCAGGACCACGGCCTGGAGCTGGCGCTGGACAACGAGCTGATCGACCTGGCCGGGCCGGCGCTGCGCGACCGTGAGCCCGTACGGGTCGAGGTGGCGGTGCGCAACGAGCACCGTAGTGTCGGCGCGATGCTCGGCGGCGAGGTGACCCGCCGCTTCGGCGGGGCCGGCCTGCCCGCCGACACGATCGAGTTCACGCTGCGCGGCACCGCCGGACAGTCGTTCGGCGCGTTCCTCCCGCGCGGGGTCACCCTGCGACTGCACGGCGACGCCAACGACTACGTGGGCAAGGGCCTCTCCGGCGGCCGGCTCATCGTGCGGCCGGACGCCGCCGCCCCCTTTCTCGACGGCGACGCCGCACCGGGGCAGCGGGCCGAGGACCAGACCATCGCCGGGAACACCATCCTCTACGGGGCCACGGCGGGCGAGCTGTTCCTGCGCGGCCGGGTGGGGGAGCGGTTCGCGGTGCGTAACTCCGGAGCGGCGGCCGTCGTCGAGGGCGTCGGCGACCACGGCTGCGAGTACATGACCGGCGGGACGGTGGTGGTGCTGGGTCCGACCGGTCGCAACTTTGCCGCCGGCATGTCCGGGGGCACCGCCTTCGTGTACCGGCTGGACCGCCGGCGGGTGAACGCGGAACTGGTCGACCTGGCGCCGTTGTCCGAGGAGGAACAGGCGGTGCTGCACGAGCTGGTGCAGCGGCACCTCGCCGAGACCGACTCGGCGGTCGCCGAGGGGCTGCT